One Helicoverpa armigera isolate CAAS_96S chromosome 1, ASM3070526v1, whole genome shotgun sequence genomic window carries:
- the Pico gene encoding amyloid beta A4 precursor protein-binding family B member 1-interacting protein isoform X1, with protein MMDVQINESSKWQRGGFLSTLNRSFRLASGKARSVTNSPTETKSFEQSLDMTTAVTGLNSSSDGTGGLRPLEIVAPRIDTYRFSMANLEETQDADLDAILGELCALDSEYDEEISRVSSALSSASKSRANSAAEGSQRQDKECSDGASSIARTDSPDNDSAFSDTVSMLSSESSASSSTSTKCKSLKLNLHQTQKDASFQLKADKIKLALERMREANIKKLFIKAFSMDGSSKSLLVDEKMTCGYVARLLADKNHVTMEPKWAIVEHLPDLHMERVYEDHEMLVDNLMLWTRESKNKILFAERPDKISLFQTPEKFLLTEDDRGWSSEHDEHSRQVIIEEFFGQSGGTTSTVPSVSGHPVPPMEGPLYLKNDAKKGWKKIYCVLRPSGLYYSPKDKVKTLKELVCLATFDNNEVYIGLNWKKKYKSPTDYCFAIKHPRLQQPKSVKFIKFLCADDQRTLERWVTAMRIAKHGRQLLENYRSLVEELTQEDLDHLAHARSCSITSIPTKTNGMPALGINSPAQSTSSNVSVANSDISSGRHSRASSSSSSGCLSDGGTASESAFDCEFPMGTIKRKPSMKPNIPLTWMTRQLKEMVEKGGDCGAEDEGGGDSGTLTRRPRPARSDDSTLKRHHTIDTADTTVYSNASRLSATGSPVRLDPPSPTYGHYESIPRDSLYRNSSDSGSALYGYTTIYDKVQRPPVVSTVEDLPPPPPTEDIPDGMFSSTLSLDSLPPPPPPLEPIEDLTGSQLSLPPPPPEHTIEAHTAAGRVHDIVTQLTAQQVEQAARAGQSRVATRTDQSRTFPRQPSLDSVHSEASRTSSLHSDKSIYGQQNVAYGACLAELQTKKISNGSPSIQKKITADPSKERTGSMKKVIFADDLPVNTDSKKAKKISFNLKEQPPLSPRKPPPPKRNESTRLSSPKKLADSNSNPPKEFLRDLQRVMRKKWQVAQKCKLEPATTPHEVLGFREYPLSEDYKETSVSMWVQEHYGGGVEDPFYENVFGREAAPRREEPKPIKKRPPPAPPRRSESTHLSTAPPPAV; from the exons ATGATGGATGTGCAAATAAACGAATCCAGTAAGTGGCAGCGCGGAGGGTTTCTGTCAACTCTCAATAGAAGTTTTCGATTAGCAAGCGGGAAAGCACGGAGTGTTACTAACTCTCCTACAGAAACTAAAAGCTTTGAACAAAGTTTGGACATGACAACAGCGGTAACG GGTTTGAACTCGTCGAGTGATGGCACGGGAGGCCTGAGGCCGCTGGAGATCGTGGCACCGCGCATAGACACGTACCGGTTCTCTATGGCCAACCTAGAGGAGACGCAGGATGCAGATCTGGATGCCATCCTGGGAGAACTCTGCGCCTTGGACTCCGAGTATGATGAAGAGATATCTAGGGTATCTTCAG CACTATCATCGGCATCCAAGTCCAGAGCGAACAGTGCAGCCGAGGGCTCCCAGAGACAAGATAAGGAGTGCTCTGACGGAGCATCTAGTATCGCCCGCACTGATTCTCCCGACAATGACTCCGCATTCAGCGACACT GTATCCATGCTGTCTAGCGAATCTTCAGCATCCAGTAGCACCAGCACGAAATGTAAATCACTAAAACTGAATCTCCACCAAACACAGAAG GATGCTAGTTTCCAACTCAAAGCTGATAAAATTAAGTTAGCGTTGGAACGCATGCGCGAAGCCAACATTAAAAAGCTCTTCATCAAAGCCTTCTCTATGGATGGATCGTCCAAGAGTCTGCTGGTCGACGAGAAGATGACTTGTGGATACGTCGCTCGTCTATTGGCAGATAAGAACCATGTCACCATGGAGCCCAAGTGGGCTATTGTCGAGCACCTACCCGACCTACACATGG AACGAGTGTACGAAGACCATGAGATGCTTGTCGACAATTTAATGTTATGGACTAGAGAATCAAAGAACAAAATTCTATTTGCCGAGCGACCAGACAAAATATCTCTGTTCCAAACTCCTGAGAAGTTCTTACTGACTGAGGATGATAGAG GTTGGTCCAGCGAGCATGACGAGCACTCGAGACAAGTCATCATTGAAGAGTTCTTCGGGCAGAGCGGAGGAACTACCAGCACGGTGCCCTCAGTGTCTGGCCACCCAGTGCCGCCGATGGAAGGCCCGTTGTATCTCAAAAACGATGCCAAAAAGGGATGGAAGAAAATATACTGCGTTTTGAGACCGTCTG gACTGTACTACTCGCCTAAAGATAAGGTGAAGACACTTAAAGAGCTGGTGTGCCTGGCTACTTTCGACAATAACGAAGTTTACATAGGGTTGAATTGGAAGAAGAAGTACAAGTCCCCAACAGATTACTGCTTCGCGATCAAGCACCCGAGGCTGCAGCAACCAAAGAGTGTTAAGTTTATTAAGTTCTTGTGCGCTGATGATCAGCGAACGCTGGAGAGATGGGTGACCGCCATGCGAATAGCAAAG cACGGGAGGCAGCTGTTGGAGAATTACCGTTCATTAGTGGAAGAGCTCACTCAGGAGGATTTAGACCATCTCGCCCACGCTCGATCATGTTCA ATAACTTCGATCCCCACTAAGACGAACGGCATGCCAGCGCTGGGAATCAACAGTCCAGCACAATCCACCTCTAGCAACGTTAGTGTGGCTAACTCAGACATCAGCAGTGGCAG ACACTCCCGCGCATCGTCGTCCAGTTCGAGCGGCTGCCTGTCGGACGGCGGCACGGCCTCCGAGAGCGCCTTCGACTGCGAGTTCCCCATGG GTACGATAAAGCGCAAACCGTCCATGAAACCAAACATTCCGTTGACGTGGATGACGCGTCAACTGAAGGAGATGGTGGAAAAGGGCGGAGACTGCGGCGCGGAGGACGAGGGCGGCGGCGACTCCGGCACCCTCACGCGGCGTCCACGCCCCGCGCGGTCCGACGACTCCACGCTCAAACGTCACCACACCATCG ATACAGCAGACACCACTGTATACAGCAACGCCAGTCGCCTCAGTGCTACAGGCAGCCCCGTCCGCCTCGACCCACCCTCTCCCACCTACGGCCACTACGAGAGCATTCCCCGCGACAGCTTGTACCGAAACAGCTCCGATAGTGGATCCGCATTATATGGGTACACCACAATCTATGATAAAGTGCAGCGACCACCAGTCGTGAGTACCGTGGAAGACTTGCCCCCGCCCCCTCCGACTGAAGATATTCCCGATGGGATGTTCAGTTCGACGCTAAGCCTGGActcgctgccgccgccgccgcctccgctCGAGCCTATCGAAGACCTGACCGGGTCTCAGCTGAGCCTGCCCCCGCCCCCACCAGAGCATACCATAGAAGCGCACACGGCGGCCGGGCGCGTGCACGACATCGTGACGCAGCTGACGGCGCAGCAGGTGGAGCAGGCAGCCCGCGCCGGCCAGTCGCGCGTCGCCACGCGCACTGACCAGAGCCGCACATTCCCGCGACAACCCTCACTCGACAGCGTCCACTCGGAAGCCTCCCGAACATCGTCTCTTCATTCAGACAAGAGCATTTATGGTCAACAAAACGTCGCGTACGGCGCCTGTCTCGCCGAGTTGCAGACCAAGAAAATCAGTAACGGCAGTCCCTCGATTCAGAAGAAGATAACAGCTGATCCTTCTAAAGAACGAACGGGCTCAATGAAAAAAGTGATTTTCGCTGATGACCTCCCGGTTAATACCGACAGCAAGAAggctaaaaaaatatctttcaattTAAAGGAGCAGCCTCCGTTATCGCCTCGGAAGCCACCGCCACCTAAACGCAATGAAAGCACAAGGTTATCGTCACCAAAGAAATTAGCAGATTCGAATAGCAATCCTCCAAAAGAGTTCCTTAGAGACTTGCAAAGggtaatgagaaaaaaatggCAGGTAGCACAAAAATGTAAATTGGAGCCTGCGACAACGCCGCACGAGGTTTTGGGTTTTAGGGAATATCCTTTGTCAGAGGATTATAAGGAGACGAGTGTGTCGATGTGGGTGCAGGAGCACTACGGCGGGGGAGTGGAGGACCCGTTCTACGAGAACGTGTTCGGGCGCGAGGCGGCGCCGCGCCGCGAGGAGCCCAAGCCCATCAAGAAgcggccgccgcccgcgccgccgcgccgcagcGAGTCCACGCACCTCAgcaccgcgccgccgcccgccgtcTGA
- the Pico gene encoding amyloid beta A4 precursor protein-binding family B member 1-interacting protein isoform X2, producing MALVEEQGAGAADDPEALLNEWLGELTVLTAGLNSSSDGTGGLRPLEIVAPRIDTYRFSMANLEETQDADLDAILGELCALDSEYDEEISRVSSALSSASKSRANSAAEGSQRQDKECSDGASSIARTDSPDNDSAFSDTVSMLSSESSASSSTSTKCKSLKLNLHQTQKDASFQLKADKIKLALERMREANIKKLFIKAFSMDGSSKSLLVDEKMTCGYVARLLADKNHVTMEPKWAIVEHLPDLHMERVYEDHEMLVDNLMLWTRESKNKILFAERPDKISLFQTPEKFLLTEDDRGWSSEHDEHSRQVIIEEFFGQSGGTTSTVPSVSGHPVPPMEGPLYLKNDAKKGWKKIYCVLRPSGLYYSPKDKVKTLKELVCLATFDNNEVYIGLNWKKKYKSPTDYCFAIKHPRLQQPKSVKFIKFLCADDQRTLERWVTAMRIAKHGRQLLENYRSLVEELTQEDLDHLAHARSCSITSIPTKTNGMPALGINSPAQSTSSNVSVANSDISSGRHSRASSSSSSGCLSDGGTASESAFDCEFPMGTIKRKPSMKPNIPLTWMTRQLKEMVEKGGDCGAEDEGGGDSGTLTRRPRPARSDDSTLKRHHTIDTADTTVYSNASRLSATGSPVRLDPPSPTYGHYESIPRDSLYRNSSDSGSALYGYTTIYDKVQRPPVVSTVEDLPPPPPTEDIPDGMFSSTLSLDSLPPPPPPLEPIEDLTGSQLSLPPPPPEHTIEAHTAAGRVHDIVTQLTAQQVEQAARAGQSRVATRTDQSRTFPRQPSLDSVHSEASRTSSLHSDKSIYGQQNVAYGACLAELQTKKISNGSPSIQKKITADPSKERTGSMKKVIFADDLPVNTDSKKAKKISFNLKEQPPLSPRKPPPPKRNESTRLSSPKKLADSNSNPPKEFLRDLQRVMRKKWQVAQKCKLEPATTPHEVLGFREYPLSEDYKETSVSMWVQEHYGGGVEDPFYENVFGREAAPRREEPKPIKKRPPPAPPRRSESTHLSTAPPPAV from the exons GGTTTGAACTCGTCGAGTGATGGCACGGGAGGCCTGAGGCCGCTGGAGATCGTGGCACCGCGCATAGACACGTACCGGTTCTCTATGGCCAACCTAGAGGAGACGCAGGATGCAGATCTGGATGCCATCCTGGGAGAACTCTGCGCCTTGGACTCCGAGTATGATGAAGAGATATCTAGGGTATCTTCAG CACTATCATCGGCATCCAAGTCCAGAGCGAACAGTGCAGCCGAGGGCTCCCAGAGACAAGATAAGGAGTGCTCTGACGGAGCATCTAGTATCGCCCGCACTGATTCTCCCGACAATGACTCCGCATTCAGCGACACT GTATCCATGCTGTCTAGCGAATCTTCAGCATCCAGTAGCACCAGCACGAAATGTAAATCACTAAAACTGAATCTCCACCAAACACAGAAG GATGCTAGTTTCCAACTCAAAGCTGATAAAATTAAGTTAGCGTTGGAACGCATGCGCGAAGCCAACATTAAAAAGCTCTTCATCAAAGCCTTCTCTATGGATGGATCGTCCAAGAGTCTGCTGGTCGACGAGAAGATGACTTGTGGATACGTCGCTCGTCTATTGGCAGATAAGAACCATGTCACCATGGAGCCCAAGTGGGCTATTGTCGAGCACCTACCCGACCTACACATGG AACGAGTGTACGAAGACCATGAGATGCTTGTCGACAATTTAATGTTATGGACTAGAGAATCAAAGAACAAAATTCTATTTGCCGAGCGACCAGACAAAATATCTCTGTTCCAAACTCCTGAGAAGTTCTTACTGACTGAGGATGATAGAG GTTGGTCCAGCGAGCATGACGAGCACTCGAGACAAGTCATCATTGAAGAGTTCTTCGGGCAGAGCGGAGGAACTACCAGCACGGTGCCCTCAGTGTCTGGCCACCCAGTGCCGCCGATGGAAGGCCCGTTGTATCTCAAAAACGATGCCAAAAAGGGATGGAAGAAAATATACTGCGTTTTGAGACCGTCTG gACTGTACTACTCGCCTAAAGATAAGGTGAAGACACTTAAAGAGCTGGTGTGCCTGGCTACTTTCGACAATAACGAAGTTTACATAGGGTTGAATTGGAAGAAGAAGTACAAGTCCCCAACAGATTACTGCTTCGCGATCAAGCACCCGAGGCTGCAGCAACCAAAGAGTGTTAAGTTTATTAAGTTCTTGTGCGCTGATGATCAGCGAACGCTGGAGAGATGGGTGACCGCCATGCGAATAGCAAAG cACGGGAGGCAGCTGTTGGAGAATTACCGTTCATTAGTGGAAGAGCTCACTCAGGAGGATTTAGACCATCTCGCCCACGCTCGATCATGTTCA ATAACTTCGATCCCCACTAAGACGAACGGCATGCCAGCGCTGGGAATCAACAGTCCAGCACAATCCACCTCTAGCAACGTTAGTGTGGCTAACTCAGACATCAGCAGTGGCAG ACACTCCCGCGCATCGTCGTCCAGTTCGAGCGGCTGCCTGTCGGACGGCGGCACGGCCTCCGAGAGCGCCTTCGACTGCGAGTTCCCCATGG GTACGATAAAGCGCAAACCGTCCATGAAACCAAACATTCCGTTGACGTGGATGACGCGTCAACTGAAGGAGATGGTGGAAAAGGGCGGAGACTGCGGCGCGGAGGACGAGGGCGGCGGCGACTCCGGCACCCTCACGCGGCGTCCACGCCCCGCGCGGTCCGACGACTCCACGCTCAAACGTCACCACACCATCG ATACAGCAGACACCACTGTATACAGCAACGCCAGTCGCCTCAGTGCTACAGGCAGCCCCGTCCGCCTCGACCCACCCTCTCCCACCTACGGCCACTACGAGAGCATTCCCCGCGACAGCTTGTACCGAAACAGCTCCGATAGTGGATCCGCATTATATGGGTACACCACAATCTATGATAAAGTGCAGCGACCACCAGTCGTGAGTACCGTGGAAGACTTGCCCCCGCCCCCTCCGACTGAAGATATTCCCGATGGGATGTTCAGTTCGACGCTAAGCCTGGActcgctgccgccgccgccgcctccgctCGAGCCTATCGAAGACCTGACCGGGTCTCAGCTGAGCCTGCCCCCGCCCCCACCAGAGCATACCATAGAAGCGCACACGGCGGCCGGGCGCGTGCACGACATCGTGACGCAGCTGACGGCGCAGCAGGTGGAGCAGGCAGCCCGCGCCGGCCAGTCGCGCGTCGCCACGCGCACTGACCAGAGCCGCACATTCCCGCGACAACCCTCACTCGACAGCGTCCACTCGGAAGCCTCCCGAACATCGTCTCTTCATTCAGACAAGAGCATTTATGGTCAACAAAACGTCGCGTACGGCGCCTGTCTCGCCGAGTTGCAGACCAAGAAAATCAGTAACGGCAGTCCCTCGATTCAGAAGAAGATAACAGCTGATCCTTCTAAAGAACGAACGGGCTCAATGAAAAAAGTGATTTTCGCTGATGACCTCCCGGTTAATACCGACAGCAAGAAggctaaaaaaatatctttcaattTAAAGGAGCAGCCTCCGTTATCGCCTCGGAAGCCACCGCCACCTAAACGCAATGAAAGCACAAGGTTATCGTCACCAAAGAAATTAGCAGATTCGAATAGCAATCCTCCAAAAGAGTTCCTTAGAGACTTGCAAAGggtaatgagaaaaaaatggCAGGTAGCACAAAAATGTAAATTGGAGCCTGCGACAACGCCGCACGAGGTTTTGGGTTTTAGGGAATATCCTTTGTCAGAGGATTATAAGGAGACGAGTGTGTCGATGTGGGTGCAGGAGCACTACGGCGGGGGAGTGGAGGACCCGTTCTACGAGAACGTGTTCGGGCGCGAGGCGGCGCCGCGCCGCGAGGAGCCCAAGCCCATCAAGAAgcggccgccgcccgcgccgccgcgccgcagcGAGTCCACGCACCTCAgcaccgcgccgccgcccgccgtcTGA
- the LOC110374256 gene encoding uncharacterized protein LOC110374256 codes for MATDEEKSKIIKLLQDITVPEVKLTERCFDLVKVFQQRFGGEVEAESRQEEVQQDLSENPYRVDKRLLEENERKLRELLIASHRAKKLNSRNVIVTGADPKRPWRTNSSKEKLLRVDLELKRHQEKSTEMIVPLADDDMQDLVKECREEWRVAPAVGPSRLRDTVDAAKKNLPHFQYKKIHNTTATSIMPQAHAFHAKPAPATPKEAATTE; via the exons ATGGCAACAGACGAAGAAAAATCGAAAATAATCAAACTCCTGCAAGATATAACTGTGCCTGAAGTAAAGTTAACGGAACGATGTTTTGACCTAGTGAAGGTATTTCAGCAGAGGTTCGGTGGAGAGGTCGAAGCAGAAAGTCGCCAAGAGGAAGTACAACAAGACTTAAGTGAAAATCCTTACAGGGTTGACAAACGATTACTAGAGGAAAACGAAAGGAAATTGCGAGAATTATTAATTGCAAGTCATCG gGCCAAAAAGCTCAATTCCAGGAATGTAATAGTAACTGGTGCAGATCCTAAAAGACCTTGGCGAACAAATTCTAGTAAAGAGAAGCTGCTTCGTGTGGACCTAGAGCTGAAGCGACATCAGGAGAAATCCACCGAGATGATTGTTCCCTTAGCTGACGATGATATGCAAGATCTTGTTAAGGAGTGCCGGGAGGAATGGCGAGTGGCACCAGCCGTGGGGCCCAGCCGGCTTCGGGATACTGTCGACGCGGCCAAGAAGAACTTGCCTCATTTCCAGTACAAGAAGATCCACAACACCACAGCCACCTCCATTATGCCGCAAGCGCATGCATTCCATGCCAAGCCAGCGCCTGCCACGCCCAAAGAAGCTGCTACCACGGAATGA
- the LOC110374236 gene encoding uncharacterized protein LOC110374236, translating to MSMEESDEMDSLVQYRRPSIFTKLEIKPSKPTVKIINTNTEEECKCMKIIGHLESVKWMVHPRKYRPSPGLLGLGDWTTNPFIWLYHVERSDGILADDDVLLAKAPEYQEISDVSRYFTGDQHCGKVLFTYQYPNLKMPTTLGNYLYRANIALKVQSNLYRKELQNSIELTLKKMVLERAQMDRLIVSDGIIKLDKLDYFRREAFFRLLCNVISFQDRLQLVSFENMCCSRLEGVNLINHLACFNAHSLKYLFLWRFVLPNENPILVNYKYITGSGQYIPRPNSRYTFLRSLGELRNLRYLALEYAHIADGTGEALLYLLPVIKRPHFRLQLICREDQIPGRTDGSLGVGGYDIPDTAWRRVAIACPDIYLLFAFFRIRDYDNVRRFLTPSIPLREVHLQYGIDLKMQQRQDSDVSCFIRHLAYRYANTLITLSIHQWRFANFPLHHILQLMPNLVRLFYVGTVEDKGDLTRLLKLISYGVCKDLKQIKIQIQDDEDRVSYWKDAVESLTEQFADVMQLLEIKFCLSVYKS from the exons ATGAGCATGGAAGAGAGTGATGAGATGGATTCCTTGGTGCAATATAGACGGCCGAGCATATTTACGAAGCTTGAAATAAAGCCGTCGAAACCTACTGTTAAAATCATTAATACAAACACTGAAG AGGAATGCAAGTGTATGAAAATTATTGGGCACTTAGAGAGTGTGAAATGGATGGTTCATCCCCGAAAGTATCGGCCCAGCCCGGGTCTGCTCGGTCTCGGTGACTGGACTACAAACCCCTTTATTTGGTTATATCACGTGGAACGATCAGACGGTATTTTGGCTGATGATGACGTACTACT GGCTAAAGCGCCTGAATACCAGGAGATCAGTGATGTATCGCGTTACTTCACTGGCGACCAGCACTGCGGGAAGGTGTTGTTCACCTACCAGTACCCCAACCTCAAGATGCCCACGACTCTCGGGAACTACTTGTATAGAGCTAATATAGCTCTCAAAGTCCAGTCTAACCTCTACAGGAAAGAACTGCAGAATTCCATAGAACTCACTTTGAAG AAAATGGTATTGGAACGTGCTCAAATGGATCGACTAATAGTTTCCGATGGCATCATCAAGCTTGATAAACTTGATTATTTCAGAAGAGAAGCATTTTTCCGACTCCTGTGCAATGTAATAAG CTTTCAGGATCGCCTTCAATTAGTGTCTTTTGAGAATATGTGCTGCAGTAGGCTCGAGGGTGTTAACCTGATAAATCACTTGGCTTGCTTTAATGCACATAGTCTAAAATACTTGTTCTTGTGGAGATTTGTATTGCCTAACGAGAACCCTATCCTCGTCAACTACAAATACATCACTG gCAGCGGTCAATACATACCCAGACCGAATAGCAGATACACTTTCCTTCGAAGTCTCGGAGAGTTACGGAACCTTCGATATCTTGCACTGGAGTATGCTCATATCGCCGATGGAACGGGAGAGGCGCTGTTGTATTTGTTACCAGTGATAAAGAGGCCTCATTTTCGATTACAG TTAATATGCAGAGAAGACCAGATACCTGGTCGCACAGATGGCTCTCTTGGAGTGGGAGGTTACGATATACCTGACACCGCCTGGCGACGGGTGGCTATTGCCTGTCCCGATATCTACCTGCTTTTTGCATTCT TTCGTATCCGAGACTACGATAATGTGAGACGTTTTCTAACACCAAGCATACCCTTACGCGAAGTGCATTTGCAATACGGCATCGACTTGAAAATGCAGCAGCGACAGGATTCGGACGTTAGCTGCTTCATCCGGCATTTAGCATACCGCTACGCTAATACCTTAA TTACGTTGAGCATTCACCAGTGGAGATTTGCAAATTTCCCGTTACACCATATCTTACAGTTAATGCCTAACCTGGTCCGCCTCTTCTATGTCGGCACAGTTGAAGATAAAGGTGATCTCACTAGACTATTGAAGCTGATTTCGTATGGCGTTTGCAAAG ATTTAAAACAGATCAAAATTCAAATACAAGATGATGAAGACAGAGTATCTTATTGGAAAGATGCTGTAGAATCTCTCACGGAACAGTTTGCAGACGTCATGCAGTTATTGGAAATCAAATTCTGTTTAAGCGTTTATAAAAGTTGA